The region TCCTTACTGTATTCTCTTAAATCTCTTCAACTTTTACTAAATGACGCACGTTGGCAATCATGCCTCTGACTGCGCCATTATCCGGCATTTCAACTGTCTTATGAAGCTTCTTTAAGCCTAATGCTTCAACGGTTGCTTTATGCTTCGGAACTGCGCCGATCGGGGATTTCACCAATGTGATTTTTAATTTATCTGCCATTTTCCTATCCTCCTTAGCCTAAAATCTCTTCTACAGATTTGCCGCGAAGCTTTGCAACTTCCTCAGGAGTTTTTAACCGGGTTAATCCCTCGATCGTAGCCAACACTACATTGGTCTTATTATTGGAACCTAAGGACTTAGAATGAATATTCTTAATACCTGCAAGCTCTAAAACCGCACGTGCAGGGCCTCCTGCGATAACTCCTGTACCTTCGTTCGCTCTCTTAAGAAGTACAGATGCACTACCGAATTTGCCGATCAGGTCATGGGGAATACTGTTGTTCTCATCAACGGGAACTGCAACCATGTTCTTAACGGCAGCCTCTTTTCCTTTACGGATTGCTTCTGGAACTTCACCGGCTTTGCCAAGACCAGCACCTACGTGGCCATTGCCATCACCTACGACTACTAAAGCAGAGAATCTCATGGTACGTCCACCTTTAACGGTTTTAGATACACGCTTGATAGCAACTACTCTGTCGTTTAATTCTAACTGACTTGCATCAAAAATTGTACGTTTCACGCTGTCATTCTCCTCTCTACTTAGAATTCCAGACCAGCTTCTCTGGCTGCGTCTGCTAATGCCTGAATCTTACCCTGATATATAAATCCGCCTCTGTCAAAGACAACTTCCTTAATCCCTTTTTCAAGAGCTCTCTTTGCAACTACGGTACCTACATATGCTGCAGCATCAACGTCGTTAGTTTTCTCTAATTCTGCCTTTACTTCTTTTTCTACTGTAGAAGCAGCGACTAAAGTCTTACCAACTGTATCGTCAATAATTTGAGCATACATATGATTATTGCTTC is a window of [Clostridium] saccharolyticum WM1 DNA encoding:
- the rpmD gene encoding 50S ribosomal protein L30; protein product: MADKLKITLVKSPIGAVPKHKATVEALGLKKLHKTVEMPDNGAVRGMIANVRHLVKVEEI
- the rplR gene encoding 50S ribosomal protein L18, which gives rise to MVSKQSRSEVRVKKHNRLRNRFAGTAERPRLAVFRSNNHMYAQIIDDTVGKTLVAASTVEKEVKAELEKTNDVDAAAYVGTVVAKRALEKGIKEVVFDRGGFIYQGKIQALADAAREAGLEF
- the rpsE gene encoding 30S ribosomal protein S5 gives rise to the protein MKRTIFDASQLELNDRVVAIKRVSKTVKGGRTMRFSALVVVGDGNGHVGAGLGKAGEVPEAIRKGKEAAVKNMVAVPVDENNSIPHDLIGKFGSASVLLKRANEGTGVIAGGPARAVLELAGIKNIHSKSLGSNNKTNVVLATIEGLTRLKTPEEVAKLRGKSVEEILG